One genomic region from Microcebus murinus isolate Inina chromosome 32, M.murinus_Inina_mat1.0, whole genome shotgun sequence encodes:
- the GP6 gene encoding platelet glycoprotein VI isoform X1 — protein sequence MLQLFQLKPVRVVSPQRPPGARGHRSLCDPWPVTNRTTFFCNRSLREAGRLTHEQSLYNRGFWEYHLQSRGVGLSNCPCPAALHQEQPGAVMPWRCDPPTPGGASGRGLAQPEETPAAQGPCPAEATATPPPDPEVSRLSGWRSTRCSSPGAAFLTLSAPGMAGPRDGYGCVWSGRSVREEGRGSGRGKAGYRASSWGSIKELLSRRLFGSLSKNSLPRGWQESGGLSLLADVLQCGSVVPNWATLASFLPPLSCGLHTDHRHSQPSRLTLSLPLCGPRLCIPLGPLCSSVIPKSTPHPHPALGCSRAHLLVFGTGLVPCGSWLCYCLLCEMTAVPTWQWLPFISGKEQEVPALC from the exons ATGCTACAGCTTTTCCAGCTCAAACCCGTACGAGTGGTCAGCCCCCAGCGACCCCCTGGAGCTCGTGGTCACAG GAGCCTCTGTGACCCCTGGCCAGTCACCAACAGGACCACCTTCTTCTGTAACAG AAGCCTCCGGGAAGCGGGACGTCTCACCCACGAGCAAAGTCTCTACAACCG AGGCTTCTGGGAATATCACCTCCAGTCCCGAGGAGTCGGACTCTCCAATTG cccctgcccggcAGCACTACACCAAGAGCAACCTGGTGCGGTTATGCCTTGGCGCTGTGATCCTCCTACTCCTGGCGGGGCTTCTGGCAGAGGATTGGCACAGCCGGAGGAGACCCCCGCTGCACAGGGTCCGTGCCCTGCAGAGGCcactgccacccctcccccagacccAGAGGTCTCACGGCTGTCCGGATGGAGGTCGACCAGATGCTCGTCACCAGGGGCTGCGTTCCTAACCCTCAGCGCTCCAGGCATGGCGGGACCAAGAGATGGATATGGATGTGTGTGGAGCGGGCGGAgtgtgagggaggagggcaggggctctgGCCGTGGAAAGGCCGGGTATAGGGCCTCTTCCTGGGGCTCCATCAAAGAGCTGTTGAGTCGGCGTCTATTTGGCTCTCTGTCCAAGAATTCCCTCCCACGGGGCTGGCAGGAATCTGGAGGCCTAAGTCTCCTCGCTGACGtcttgcagtgtggatctgtggtccccaactgggccacactggcctctttcctcccccctctctcATGTGGGCTCCACACTGATCACCGACATTCCCAGCCCTCGAGGCTGACCCTGTCCCTTCCTCTGTGCGGACCCCGCCTGTGCATCCCCCTTGGCCCTCTGTGCTCGTCTGTCATCCCCAAGTCTACTCCGCACCCTCACCCCGCCTTAGGCTGCAGCAGGGCACATCTTTTGGTTTTTGGGACAGGCCTGGTCCCTTGTGGCAGCTGGTTGTGCTATTGCCTTTTGTGTGAAATGACAGCTGTACCAACATGGCAATGGCTGCCCTTCATATCAGGAAAAGAGCAGGAAGTCCCAGCCTTGTGCTAA
- the GP6 gene encoding platelet glycoprotein VI isoform X2 has protein sequence MSPSPSALFCLGLCLGQVRAWSGALPKPTLQAVPSPLVPLEKPVTIRCHGPPGVDLYRLEKLRSGKYQDQAHLFIPAMRREHAGLYRCSYQNASRWSPPSDQLELVATGVYNKPSLSAQPSPAVSPGGDVTLQCQTPYGFDQFALYKEGDPEPYKNPEMWYRASFPIVTVTAAHSGTYRCYSFSSSNPYEWSAPSDPLELVVTGASVTPGQSPTGPPSSVTEASGKRDVSPTSKVSTTEASGNITSSPEESDSPIAPARQHYTKSNLVRLCLGAVILLLLAGLLAEDWHSRRRPPLHRVRALQRPLPPLPQTQRSHGCPDGGRPDARHQGLRS, from the exons ggCTGTGTCTGGGGCAGGTGCGAGCATGGAGCG GAGCACTCCCCAAGCCCACCCTGCAGGCCGTGCCCAGCCCCCTGGTGCCCCTGGAGAAGCCGGTGACCATCCGGTGCCACGGGCCTCCGGGCGTGGATCTGTACCGCCTGGAGAAGCTGCGGTCGGGCAAGTACCAGGACCAGGCCCACCTCTTCATCCCGGCCATGAGGAGAGAGCACGCCGGCCTCTACCGCTGCTCCTACCAGAACGCCAGCCGCTGGTCCCCGCCCAGCGACCAGCTGGAGCTGGTGGCTACTG gAGTTTATAACAAGCCTTCActctcagcccagcccagcccggcaGTGTCCCCAGGAGGGGACGTGACCCTACAGTGTCAGACTCCCTATGGCTTTGACCAATTTGCTCTGTACAAGGAGGGGGACCCTGAGCCCTACAAGAATCCCGAGATGTGGTACCGGGCCAGTTTCCCCATCGTCACCGTGACTGCTGCCCACAGCGGGACGTACCGATGCTACAGCTTTTCCAGCTCAAACCCGTACGAGTGGTCAGCCCCCAGCGACCCCCTGGAGCTCGTGGTCACAG GAGCCTCTGTGACCCCTGGCCAGTCACCAACAGGACCACCTTCTTCTGTAACAG AAGCCTCCGGGAAGCGGGACGTCTCACCCACGAGCAAAGTCTCTACAACCG AGGCTTCTGGGAATATCACCTCCAGTCCCGAGGAGTCGGACTCTCCAATTG cccctgcccggcAGCACTACACCAAGAGCAACCTGGTGCGGTTATGCCTTGGCGCTGTGATCCTCCTACTCCTGGCGGGGCTTCTGGCAGAGGATTGGCACAGCCGGAGGAGACCCCCGCTGCACAGGGTCCGTGCCCTGCAGAGGCcactgccacccctcccccagacccAGAGGTCTCACGGCTGTCCGGATGGAGGTCGACCAGATGCTCGTCACCAGGGGCTGCGTTCCTAA
- the LOC105877212 gene encoding NACHT, LRR and PYD domains-containing protein 2 — MARFKQMSLHLRDKTDMMHSAFCLKHCRHLQKIWLHVTEEVFLENGAASEPQAQLERPQDDRDILRFWREICSMFGLNKNLTFLKIKDSFFGTSSAQLLCQEILSTTCNLQKVVLKNISPADFYQNFCYALSRHKTLTHLTLQGNDQNDTLPSLCEILRHPKCNLQYLRLVSCSATPEQWADLSKALETNQSLTCLILSGTKLMDEGLKLLHPSLRHPKSFLQKLLLENCHLTEACCKNLASALIVNQRLTHLCLAENTIGDRGMEVLFEGLGYPECKLQVLVLWHCNITDNGCKLLSKVVRQKSSLTHLDLGLNHIGTIGLRSLCEALKEPLCNLRCLWLWGCSITRFSCEDLATALGGNQSLITLDLGQNTLGFNGIKMLCEALKRPNCPLQTLRLKIDKYDPPMLKLLEDMKESNAQLTIENDLYDPRKKRPSSHYFIL, encoded by the exons ATGGCCCGCTTCAAGCAAATGTCCCTGCACTTGAGAGATAAAACGGACATGATGCACTCTGCCTTCTGCCTCAAGCATTGTCGACACCTGCAGAAAATCTGGCTGCATGTAACGGAGGAGGTATTCTTGGAGAATGGTGCTGCGTCGGAACCACAGGCTCAGCTTGAGAG ACCCCAGGATGATCGAGACATACTTCGCTTCTGGAGAGAGATTTGTTCCATGTTTGGCTTAAATAAGAATCTGACATTTCTGAAGATCAAAGACAGTTTCTTTGGTACCTCATCAGCGCAGCTTCTTTGTCAAGAAATACTTTCTACCACCTGTAATCTCCAGAAAGTGGT cCTCAAAAACATTTCCCCAGCTGATTTTTATCAGAACTTCTGCTACGCTCTAAGTCGTCACAAGACTCTAACACATCTGACCCTTCAAGGCAATGACCAGAATGACACGCTTCCCTCATTGTGTGAAATCCTGAGACACCCAAAATGTAACCTGCAATATCTCAG GCTGGTGTCCTGCTCTGCTACCCCTGAGCAATGGGCCGATCTCTCCAAGGCCCTGGAAACCAACCAGTCCCTGACCTGCCTGATCCTCTCGGGCACCAAGCTCATGGATGAGGGCCTCAAGTTGCTGCATCCGAGTTTGAGACACCCGAAGTCCTTCCTGCAGAAGCTGTT GTTGGAAAACTGTCACCTTACAGAAGCCTGTTGCAAGAACCTCGCTTCTGCTTTGATTGTCAACCAGAGGCTAACCCACCTGTGCCTGGCGGAGAACACCATTGGGGACAGAGGCATGGAAGTTCTGTTTGAGGGCTTGGGTTACCCCGAGTGTAAACTGCAGGTCCTGGT GCTGTGGCACTGCAACATCACCGACAATGGCTGCAAACTCCTCTCCAAGGTGGTCAGACAAAAATCAAGCCTGACGCATTTGGATCTGGGGCTGAATCACATCGGAACTATTGGACTGAGGTCTCTGTGTGAGGCTTTGAAGGAGCCACTGTGTAACTTGAGATGTCTGTG GTTGTGGGGTTGTTCCATCACCCGCTTCAGCTGTGAAGACCTCGCCACTGCCCTCGGCGGCAACCAGAGCCTGATCACTCTGGACTTGGGCCAGAACACCTTGGGGTTTAATGGGATAAAGATGCTGTGTGAAGCTTTGAAACGTCCAAATTGCCCCCTTCAGACACTCAG GttgaaaatagataaatatgatCCTCCAATGCTGAAGCTGCTGGAGGACATGAAAGAAAGCAACGCACAGCTGACCATTGAAAATGATCTCTACGATCCCAGGAAGAAAAGACCTTCTTCTCACTACTTCATTCTCTGA